The sequence TAGCAAAATCCCCTTTTCATACCTCTAAGTCTCACTTTCTcttctttgaaataaattttccatCACCATCTACACAGAAAGATTTTTCTTGAGGGCTAATAAACATCTTTTCTAGAATCTTTCTCTAGCCCAAACTCACATAACTGCAGGATagcagagaagagaaggcagGACATTGTAGAAATATTCTCTGAAGATGGAAAGAACATTACTAGTCTCCCATCCTTAACTTTCTGAATACTGAGCCCAGAGGTTGTTATGCTGATGAAATCGGTCTCACAGTCCCACTTGGGAGTTAAGTGGATTGCATTGTGTTTAAGGCCAGAGCCATCTAGGGAACATCTGTGATTCCTAAGAAATGGAACATCCCAGCCTTTCTTTTCCAGATGATCAGATCAGATTATAGAGGTGAAGCTAGAGGTTTTTGTTAAAGAGTCAGGGAAGGAGTATTTATAGTCTGTATCCTTGGAATTCTTTctctacttttgttttgttttctttctaattctcCACATCTCAGAGATGGAACTATTTATCTAAGGGCACCTAACATTTTTAACTTGCAGATACAAGCGCTATGGTTATCTGACCTGGATCCCTGTTTCCAATGCAGCTCCATTTTCCAAGGATCCCAGGATGGATATGCTTTCTCTTTCATGTCCTTGTTTGTCCCAGATTCATTCTGCCTTGGTTATTTTTTCCTGAGACTACACTGTTATAGGGGATTTACTGTACATGTCCCCAGACTGGTCACTGTTACACAGTTGCACAGTAACTGGCTTTGTTAgacactttgtctttttttttttttttaacctgtgcaTGATGAAGCAAACTCGTAAAGGTGTTCAATAGGAAATTATACTGGTATCTAGGAGATGTGAATACTAAAGGCAGTTTTTCACCATATGAAGTAATTATATTAAGAAGTCATATACATTAAACATTACTAAACCTCTATCTCCTGTTGTTCTTTGCTGAGAATTTATCAACTGTGCTAATCTCaatgaggacttcccaggtggctcagtggtaaagaatccatctgccaatgcaagaaatgctggttcagtccctgagtcaggaatatccactggtggaggaaatggcaacccactctagtattcttgcctggaaaatccaatggactgaACCCctgcaggctgaagtccatggggtcacaaaagagttaaacatgatttagtgactaaacaacaaaacttaGTAAATTGTACTGTTAAAGAGGTCCTTTGCATTAAAACCACAATCCTGTCTTCTCTGGGTCTAATTCACTCTTGGTAACAATACTCTCATATGTAAAGAGTTTACTTACTTGACATAGCTTTACCACTCATAGAGTTTACTTACCATGCATCCCAAGACTCTTAAAAAAATGTCTTGAACTTCTATCTCCAGTAAACCAGCCCCAGGCATCATCTAGGGCCTTATATTATGTGGGGATATTCCAAGAATTCTCTGTAGAATTATGGTCTCTATCCATAATTTACTACAAGATTTGGTCTCCTTATCACCATTCTAAATGCTTCTTCTCTAGTCCCACCATATTCAAACAGATCAAGTTTCATTTGTAGACACTTCCCACAACTAGACTAGATCTATATTCAATCAGCTGCATGCATGCCCTTGATCCTAGTTCTGGAGAGTCTCTCTAAAGTCAACAGCTTACAAATTTAGTGTTCTTCAACATTACCTATAGCTCCTGTTAAGACACAGATTGCTAGTCTATACCCCCAGAATTTCTCATTCATTAAATTTGGAGCAGGGTCCTAACATGTGCCTTTCTTAGGACTTCCCAATTAATGCAAATGTCACTGGTAAAGGATTCACACTTCAAGAAAAactgttttaagaaaatgaacattaaaaaaaaaaaaaaaaaacagcgcCTTTTGATTGGATTTTCCTTATCAAATTGCTCTATGGTCTGCACTTCTGGTGAGTTCTATTGGACAATACAGCTATCATAAACACCCAGGCTTGTAGCAACTTTCCTTTCCTGAAACCTGCTTTGAATGTTCTCATCTGTCTACAGCTAAAAGTGCTTTAGAGAAACTTTCAATCCATTTCACTTTtagttaaatgaaaaataaaacaagggagAAATAAAGGTTTGCAATACTTTTGTTTCCCCCAACCAagtctaaagcctttgactgtgtggaacacaataaactgtggaaaattctgaaagagatgggaataccagaccacctgacctgcctcttgagaaacctgtatgcaggtcaggaagcaacagttagaactggacatggaacaacagactggttccaaataggaaaaggagtacatcaaggctgtatattgtcaccctgcttatttaacgtatatgcagagtacatcatgagaaatgctgggctggaagaagcacaagctggaatgaagattgccgggagaaatatcaataacctcagatatgcagatgacaccacccttatggcagaaagtgaagaggaactaaaaagcctcttgatgaaagtgaaagaggagagtgaaaaagttggtttaaagctcaacattcagaaaactaagatcatggcatctggtcccatcacctcatgggaaatagatggagagacagtggaaacagtgtcagacttaattttttgggcctccaaaatcactgcagatggtgactgcagccatgaaattaaaagatgcttactccttggaaggaaagttatgaccaacctagatagcatattaaaaagcagagacattattttgccaagaaaagtccatctggtcaaggctatggtttttccagtggtcatgtatggatgtgagagttggactgtgaagaaagctgagcaccgaaaaatggatgcttttgagttgtggtgttgaagaagactcttgagcataccttggactgcaaggagatccaaccagtccatcgtgaaggagataagtcttgggtgttcattggaaggactgatgatgaagctgaaactccaatactttggccatcccatgcgaagagttgactcattggaaaagaccctgatgctgggaaggattgggggcaggaggagaaggggacgacagaggatgagatggctggatggcatcactgactctatgggcatgagtttgagtaaactccgggagttggtgatggacagggaggcctggcgtgctgcaattcttggggtcgcaaagagtcggacatgactgagcgactgaactgaactgaactgaaccaagtcTAGCTCTCAGCAAGATACAGGAAAAGTCCTGGGTGGTGCATTCTATGGAACTTACAGTAACACTATGATGTGTCAACTTCGATAGTCTAAACTGCAGTTTGAGAGGGGGAAATTGCCActtctattcctcttgagttcttATGGCCAGATGAATAATAAAATTGGCACATAAAGATtagcaggagaaaaggaaacaaatttaaTTCATGTACATTGAGGTTTTGTGGAAGTAGAACTTAACAAATGGCAAAGCCGGCAGTTTTTATACATTTAGAGAAGGAAACTAAATTTGTGAGGAATTGATAAgacaaagaaacttaaaataattaatgaGGAATCTAAACAGAGTGTGGGCTTGAGGTAGTAAATTAGAAAAGGAACATTTCTTTATACAGGCTTCTTGGCCCCAGTATCCTGTCTCTGGAGAGGAGCTTGTCATTTTGACATGAGAAACTTATTGTTTGCTCtcatggagggagagaggagggttaaagtgtatctctttcctttttttcttttgagatctgtctttattatttttaatttatttattttaattggaggctaatttctttacagtattgtggtggtttttggaTACAtaggcatgaatcagccatgggtgtacgtgtgtcctcctatcctgaaccccctcccacctacctccccaccccatccctcagggtcatcccagagcaccagctctgagtgccctgcttcatgcatcaaacttgcactggtcatctattctacatatggcaatatacatgtttcaatgctatcctctcatatcatcccaccctcaccttctcccacagagtccagaagtctgttcttacATTGTGtatcttgctgtcttgcatataggttcattgttaccgtctttctaaattccatatatattcattaatacactgtactggtgtttctctttctgacttatttcactctatataataggctccagtttcatccacctcattagaactgactcaaatacgttcttttttatagctgagtaatattccattgtatatatgttaccacaacttccttatccatttgtttgctgatggacatctaggttacttccatgtcctagctgttgtaaacagtgcttcagtgaacttTGAGTTACAtgcgtctctttcaattctggggtcctcagtgtgtgtgccggGCAggaggattgctgggtcatatggcaattctatttccagttttttaaggaatctccacactgttctccatagtggctatactagttgcattcccaccaactgtgtagagacctcccttttctccacatccttccagcatttattatttgtagactttctgatggaagtcattctgactggcatgaaatggtaccttattgtggttttgatttgcatttctctgatgatgacgttaagtatcttttcatgtgtttgttagccatctgtatgttttctttggagaaatgtctgtttagttctttggcccatttttgttatttcattgtttgcttttctggaattgagctgcataagctgcttgtatattttggagattaattctttgtcagttgtttagtttgctattattttctcccattctgaaggctgccttgtttatagtttccttcattgtacaaaagtttttaagtttaattaggtcccatttgtttatttttgcttttatttccattactctgagaggtgggtcattaaagttgagagagtcaattctgAAGcgggttgataagaagtccagggtacCTGAGGAGAAGAAAGTGGTCTAGGGTTCTCAAGGAGGcaagggtctggaattctcaagaaagaaaggacaaactttttttttctacattccttagtcttagtaaggattatataacaacaatgtatcctgcttgaggacacatttctccttcttaagaaccttctgactaatcctgttatcttaaaatgtatattatgggattgggtctggtaagatctttctgtTATTAGTTCTAATCCTGCCATCTTAAAATGCAAATTGTGGGAgatctagtaagatctttacaaccttgagacattcttttgatttatcataataaccaattgaaaaagtatgTAATTCCCTTTCCGAAGACTAGTGAGGGGGGCATTCGCAGTCCCCCTTCTGTCTATGTCTtctgtctatgtcagaagctttctgtcctttttcactttaataaaactgctaaacaaaagctcttgagtgatcaagcctggtctctGGTCCTGAGGCTAAATCTTTGGAGGTCATGAATCTGACATTGTTCACCATAAACTATCAAAGTGTATCTCTTTCACTGTAGTTTCTTAAGTAActtgttttattgaaatatagttgatttacaatattatattagattCTGATGTGcaacatagtaattcaatatCTTCATAGATTAAGtcaatttaaagttattataaaatattggataTTTTCCCTATGTaatcttaattttattattttatacaaaatgGTTTGTACATCTTAATCCCCTATCACTATTTTACCCCCTTCCTCCATTTCCTCTCCTCATTGGTAACCACTAGATTGTTCTCTATATTTgggagtttctttctgttttgctaGTCATTCATGATATTCATTCATGATAAGTAATAACACTGTATCtgcctttctctgatttatttcactaagcaaaGTACCCTCCAGATCCATTGCAGTAAAAAATTCAGTAACATTACACGGTAAGTTGATATTTAAGATAATGAGTATGTCAGGTCCTTGAAACAATACAATACTATTTAGAAACGGATATAGaattagagaaatagaaaattgaaacaaatacaaactttccacCAAGATAGGAGGTTTATCTTGGACCATTCACAGAAAAATTTTGTCTGCAGTTAGCAAACATGAACACACacgtgaaaattataaagagatcCATGTCATAAGAGGGGTGCTATTAAACAGACATAGAAAGGGCTATCTTGGCTTTCCCGTTTCTAGtttataaatcaatgaaaatgcAATCATATTTGTTCTTCATATAAGCTAATACATGCAACACACACTTCTTCATGGTCTCCAGAGTTCATCTGGAGATACAACTGGATCTTGGATGGTTGGGCAAAGGTATACGCAATTGTCCTCATTGTTCACTTACTCTCAGGTACGTTATCAGGATGTATAATCTATGAATGTCTTCTGCACAGGCATTTGGCCACCTTGACTTGTATATCCTTTGTCTTCATGCCATAGATGATGGGATTGAACATTGAGGGTAGAAGAAGGTAGAGATTGGCAAGAAGAATGTGGACGTGAGGTGGGATATTGTGACCAAGGCGGTGGgtgagagaagagaagagtgCAGGCACATAAGTGATAAGGATGACAAAGAGGTGGGCTGAGCAGGTGTTAAGGGCTTTGCAGATGGCATCTCGAGAATTGAGACGTATCACGGCCTGCAGGATGAGACCATAAGAGAAGCCAATGAGCACTAAATCAAGTCCCACCACAAGCAGAATCACAAAGAGCCCATAGATCCGGTTAGGTCTGGTGTCATCACAGGCCAGTTTCACCACAGCCATGTGGTCACAGTAGGTATGAGGAATGACCATGTGGCAGAAGGTCAGCCTCTGCAGTAGAAGAGGCATGGGCAGGATAAGAATCACCCCCTTGGCTAAAGCCATCAGTCCCAGGCGTCCAACTACGGAATGGCTCAGAATTGTGCTGTAGCGTAGTGGCTCACACACAGCCACAAATCGGTCAAAGGCCATCGCAACAAGTAGGGCTGATCGTACCACGGATGTTCCATGGATGAAAAACATCTGAGTGAAACAGGCATTGACAGCTATGTCCCGATCATTGAACCAGAAGAGGCAGAGGAGCTTAGGCAACAGAGCCAGAGTGGATATAAGGTCAGCCACCATCAGCAGAGCCAGAAGCAAGTACATCGGTGTGTGAAGTGTGGGCTCCCTGGCCACCATGAAAAGGATGGCACCATTGCTGATGAGGATAGCCAAAAAcatggagaagaaaggaagagataacCACAAGTGCTGGGACTCTAAGCCAGGTATGCCCATCAAAGTGAAGCTCATAAAGTTGGAGCGGTTGAAGATAGCATAGTAGAAATTGGTGGTGGTTGATAAAGGAAGTTTTGACATTTCCCAATGAGACATGGTAGTGTGCTGTTTTTTTATATCAGTTTGGTTTTCAATGACTCACTTGAGTTGGGGGttcagagaaagacagaagaaTACCTCTTTGGAAACATGGagttttcaacatggcttcagtTCTATCAAAACATCATTTTCACACTCACTTCTTTATGAGCCTCAGGCTTTTTTTCTGTATAAGGAATGTTGTAATGGACTTCAACTCTTACCTCTTCCAGTTCAGCAATTCTCTACAACAAAAATTTTGTCTGAAATTCTGAGTAAGAATAGGAGAAATGATTTTCAACCTTGATTAAAAGATGGAAGAACATGATAGAAGAACTGTAATATTCTCACTGCGAAGCTTCCTAAAGAGAGGAAATATGCTTACCCTTTATCGCAAGAGTGATGAGTTGTTGGGAGTCTCTGTTGTGTTTCCTTATGTGATATCCTTCTTTCAGAAATCTAGTTTCTGGTTATGATCCTGTTTCTCCCCACTGGATTCCTCTGTTACTTTGGACAAAATGTCATAGATATATTATCTAAATGAAGACAGCATCAGCTTGCTCCTTTTGTAGGATAAGCCCTGACAAttggattttctctttcttttgtaatGTAAACACTAGCCTTGAGCTTTGATTGCCTAGGCATACACttcagaggagaaggcaatggcaacccactccagtactcttgcctggaaaaatcccatggatggaggagcctggtgggctgcagtccatggggtcgctaagagtcggacatgactgtgatacttcactttcacacttcaGAGATGGCTCTCACAGAAACACTTTGGCAACCAGGGGACTAAATGAATGGGGAGGCCAGGTTCATTTGTTTTAGAGTTCTTGGTTGTTTTTGATATCTGGCCGTTTAggtcctttgttttctctttctccacactTTAGATTTCTGCTCTtatgttttaaattcaccaaCAAACAGTGACCCTACAGAATCCTAAGCCCACACGCTTGAGTCCAATAAAAGAAGAACCCAAGACCTAGGTCCTACTCATGACCTCAGTGTGTGGTCCCAAGTTTCCTATGTAATTTCCAGCATTTCTTAGTAATAAACATTCTTCTCCTTCCCCACTCACTGTAAAGTTTCCTTATGGCTATTGCTGAAGGCATTTGCATTTATTCCAAGAACTACAAGGACAGGTCCAACTACCACACTGATTATCCATAGGTAGTGTCAGGTACAAAACAGTCTCCTACTCTCTCAAGCTATGTATTTATGCACTTGATGGACAGTCTTCTGTggtttttctcctgttctgtgCACCTTTCTTTCATTACAGTCAGCCCTCATGTGTAGA comes from Dama dama isolate Ldn47 chromosome 1, ASM3311817v1, whole genome shotgun sequence and encodes:
- the LOC133051857 gene encoding olfactory receptor 52P1-like, producing MSFTLMGIPGLESQHLWLSLPFFSMFLAILISNGAILFMVAREPTLHTPMYLLLALLMVADLISTLALLPKLLCLFWFNDRDIAVNACFTQMFFIHGTSVVRSALLVAMAFDRFVAVCEPLRYSTILSHSVVGRLGLMALAKGVILILPMPLLLQRLTFCHMVIPHTYCDHMAVVKLACDDTRPNRIYGLFVILLVVGLDLVLIGFSYGLILQAVIRLNSRDAICKALNTCSAHLFVILITYVPALFSSLTHRLGHNIPPHVHILLANLYLLLPSMFNPIIYGMKTKDIQVKVAKCLCRRHS